The following are encoded together in the Humulus lupulus chromosome 5, drHumLupu1.1, whole genome shotgun sequence genome:
- the LOC133778217 gene encoding oxysterol-binding protein-related protein 2A gives MRVKEMHPLCCISLEGTTPGIGDQSPEVSTLSRTRSLPASLAALSGRSGNNAGMRTPGSEATVAGVLYKWTNYGKGWRSRWFMLRNGVLSYAKIRRPESLSLLTPPNDDVRFIGEISTNRLSRMESSASGRRKHHKTVAIVHLKISSFRKSKSDDRRFYIFTATKTLHLRTDSKSDREAWIQALFSTRSSFPTRTLHDNLSIVPNDLSVSTEKLRKRLIEEGVGESLVRDCEKIVLSEFSDIQSHLSVVCEERSNLLDTLRQLEAANIDTETSGINDGEYQLTKHDFSSLGRGKYSECSTTESDDIEKQELEEVSEEDEISFYDSKEYFIEPTTGCGTIKGSASNMDKHGKPENQFGDDVEKMQSQKEVLESKYPYVERRKKLPDPLEKEKGVSLWSMIKDNVGKDLTRVCLPVYFNEPISSLQKCCEDMEYSYLLDRAYEHGRAGDSIQRVLNVAAFAVSAYASSEGRHCKPFNPLLGETYEADFPDKGIRFFSEKVSHHPTLIACHCEGRGWKFWGDSNLRTKFWGRSIQLDPVGVLTVEFDDGEVFQWSKVTTSIYNLILGKVYCDHHGIMHISGNRQLSCKLKFKEQAILDRKPHQVHGFVEDVTGKKVATIFGKWDDSMYYVNGDRGNSTKDCSSSSDASLLWKRTMPPVNLTRYNLTSFAITLNELTEGLQEKLPPTDSRLRPDQRHLENGEYEKANAEKQRLEKRQRMSTKLQESGWKPRWFEREGEDGPFRYMGGYWEARERGKWDECPNIFGEFNEALAESP, from the exons ATGCGAGTGAAGGAGATGCATCCATTGTGTTGTATCTCGCTGGAAGGTACTACTCCCGGGATCGGAGACCAGTCGCCGGAGGTGTCGACGCTTTCCAGAACGCGTAGCTTGCCGGCGAGTTTAGCAGCGCTTTCCGGTCGATCTGGCAACAATGCGGGGATGAGGACGCCGGGATCTGAAGCCACAGTGGCCGGAGTTCTCTACAAGTGGACTAATTACGGTAAAGGATGGAGATCTAGATGGTTCATGTTGAGAAATGGAGTACTTTCATATGCTAAGATTCGTCGTCCGGAGAGTCTCAGCCTATTGACACCTCCAAACGACGATGTTCGATTCATCGGTGAAATCTCCACCAACCGTCTTTCGAGGATGGAATCCTCTGCCTCAGGGAGGCGGAAGCATCACAAGACCGTCGCAATCGTTCATCTCAAG ATCTCTTCCTTTCGAAAAAGCAAGTCCGATGACCGGCGTTTCTACATATTTACTGCTACAAAAACCCTTCATCTGAGAACTGATTCAAAGAGTGATAGGGAGGCGTGGATTCAAGCTTTGTTCTCAACTCGAAGCTCGTTTCCCACCAGAACACTTCACGATAACCTCTCCATTGTGCCTAACGATCTCTCAGTATCGACCGAGAAGCTCAGGAAACGCCTAATCGAAGAAGGAGTTGGGGAAAGTCTCGTAAGGGATTGTGAGAAAATCGTGCTCTCCGAGTTCTCTGACATACAATCTCATCTTAGCGTTGTTTGCGAAGAACGATCCAACTTACTAGACACCTTGAGACAATTGGAG GCTGCTAATATTGATACTGAAACATCTGGCATTAATGACGGCGAATACCAATTGACAAAGCATGACTTTTCCAGTTTAGGGCGTGGAAAATATAGTG AATGCAGCACAACTGAGTCTGATGATATTGAGAAACAAGAGCTTGAAGAAGTGTCTGAGGAAGATGAAATATCCTTCTACGATTCAAAAGAGTATTTTATAGAACCAACCACTGGTTGTGGGACTATAAAGGGATCTGCAAGTAACATGGATAAGCATGGGAAACCTGAAAATCAATTTGGTGATGATGTTGAGAAAATGCAGAGTCAGAAAGAAGTTCTGGAGTCTAAATACCCTTATGTTGAAAGGCGAAAAAAGCTTCCTGATCCTTTGGAGAAGGAGAAAGGAGTCAGTCTATGGTCTATGATCAAAGACAATGTTGGGAAGGATCTCACAAGAGTTTGTCTCCCTGTTTACTTCAATGAACCAATTTCATCACTCCAGAAATGCTGTGAAGATATGGAGTACTCTTATCTTTTGGATCGAGCATACGAACATGGAAGAGCG GGGGACAGCATCCAAAGGGTTCTGAATGTTGCTGCATTCGCAGTGTCTGCATATGCTTCATCTGAAGGTCGGCATTGCAAGCCCTTCAATCCTTTGTTAGGGGAAACTTATGAAGCTGACTTTCCTGATAAAGGAATTCGCTTCTTCTCTGAGAAG GTCAGTCACCATCCAACTCTCATTGCCTGCCACTGTGAAGGTAGAGGTTGGAAATTCTGGGGTGACAGCAACCTCCGCACAAAATTTTGGGGAAGGTCGATTCAGCTTGACCCGGTTGGAGTTCTGACAGTAGAATTTGATGATGGCGAAGTTTTCCAGTGGAGCAAG GTTACAACATCTATTTATAACCTCATCCTTGGCAAAGTGTATTGCGACCATCATGGGATCATGCACATAAGTGGTAATCGCCAGTTATCGTGTAAACTCAAGTTTAAAGAGCAGGCTATTCTTGACCGAAAACCTCACCAG GTTCATGGATTTGTTGAAGATGTAACGGGGAAAAAAGTTGCTACAATATTTGGAAAGTGGGATGACAGCATGTATTATGTTAATGGTGATAGGGGCAACAGTACAAAGGATTGTAGTTCCTCCTCTGATGCATCATTATTGTGGAAAAGGACTATGCCGCCGGTTAATCTCACTCGGTACAACTTAACTTCATTTGCAATCACGTTGAATGAGCTAACGGAAGGGTTGCAG GAGAAGCTCCCTCCTACGGATTCCAGGCTTAGACCAGACCAACGGCATCTGGAGAATGGAGAATATGAGAAGGCAAACGCTGAGAAACAACGTTTAGAGAAAAGGCAAAGGATG TCAACGAAATTACAAGAGAGTGGATGGAAACCAAGATGGTTTGAAAGAGAAGGTGAAGATGGACCTTTCCGCTACATGGGTGGCTATTGGGAGGCACGTGAGCGGGGAAAATGGGATGAATGTCCCAACATATTTGGTGAATTTAATGAAGCTCTTGCTGAGAGCCCTTAA